The following coding sequences are from one Candoia aspera isolate rCanAsp1 chromosome 13, rCanAsp1.hap2, whole genome shotgun sequence window:
- the AAGAB gene encoding alpha- and gamma-adaptin-binding protein p34: MAVPCALITSCAAGFPGEELVKRITGEEELPEHVAAESGARFYPWTIDNKYYSAAIHLCVVANVFQVTADIAESVQAFLVYFDSTAISGLDALSQWLPLVEDWLPEVMILVCDRVSEHGITRQKAQEWCIKHSFELVEFNPEELPDEDDDFPESTGVKRIIQALNANVWSNVVMKNEASHSFGLFPALAGADRRIGSEENETPEANSLPAERAQSVVDSEEGVACADGIQADPTADPALDMDIQELASLTAGEGDIENFERLLSKLKEMKEKAATLPREQRKLHAEKVAKAFWMAIGGDRDEIEGLSSEEDN, translated from the exons ATGGCCGTCCCGTGCGCTCTGATCACCAGCTGTGCTGCGGGCTTCCCCGGGGAGGAGCTGGTGAAAC GTATCACCGGAGAAGAAGAGCTTCCTGAGCATGTTGCCGCAGAGAGTGGAGCCCGGTTTTATCCCTGGACGATCGACAACAAATACTACTCAGCTGCCATCCATCTCTGCGTGGTGGCAAACGTGTTTCAGGTGACGGCGGACATTGCTGAGTCGGTCCAGGCTTTTTTGGTTTACTTCGACAGCACAGCA ATATCTGGGCTGGATGCTCTCTCTCAGTGGCTTCCTCTTGTAGAAGACTGGCTACCAGAAGTGATGATCTTGGTCTGTGACAGAGTCTCTGAACACG GCATCACCCGCCAGAAAGCCCAGGAGTGGTGCATCAAGCATAGCTTTGAGTTGGTGGAATTCAACCCAGAGGAGCTTCCAGATGAGGACG ATGACTTTCCAGAATCTACAGGAGTGAAACGAATCATCCAAGCCTTGAATGCCAACGTCTGGTCAAACGTGGTGATGAAAAACG AGGCGAGTCACAGCTTTGGCCTTTTTCCAGCCTTAGCAGGGGCAGATCGCAGGATCGGGTCAGAAGAGAACGAAACTCCAGAA GCCAACTCTTTGCCGGCAGAAAGGGCACAGTCTGTTGTGGATTCAGAAGAAGGGGTGGCCTGTGCCGATGGAATCCAGGCTGACCCCACTGCTG ACCCAGCGCTGGACATGGATATTCAAGAGCTTGCTAGCCTCACCGCAGGAGAAGGTGACATTGAGAACTTTGAGCGACTGCTCTCCAAGCTGAAGGAAatgaaag AAAAGGCCGCCACCCTGCCTCGCGAACAAAGAAAGCTGCACGCCGAAAAG GTTGCCAAAGCCTTCTGGATGGCCATCGGAGGAGACCGAGATGAGATCGAAGGCTTGTCTTCTGAGGAGGACAACTAA